Proteins encoded within one genomic window of Mycobacteriales bacterium:
- a CDS encoding TetR family transcriptional regulator C-terminal domain-containing protein, producing the protein MAARRAVDVRREEILRAAVDQIAERGFANTRVVDVAKALNVSTALVFYHFESKDRLLSEAFNYAAEQDLARLARIRASRAGAAGRLSRVLALYGPSRTPTPAWRLWIEAWAAALRVPELQAVSRRLDVQWKTTVAEIIAEGVATSEFCCPDPDGAAWRIIALIDGLAISSTVHAGLIGTSTRARWIRGVVAAEVGIPADRLAEPARRRS; encoded by the coding sequence ATGGCAGCCCGGCGTGCGGTCGACGTCCGCCGCGAGGAGATCCTGCGCGCAGCGGTCGACCAGATCGCCGAGCGCGGCTTCGCCAACACCCGGGTCGTCGACGTCGCGAAAGCGCTGAACGTCAGCACGGCGCTGGTGTTCTACCACTTCGAGTCCAAGGACCGGCTGCTGTCGGAGGCGTTCAACTATGCGGCCGAGCAGGACCTTGCCCGGCTCGCGCGGATCCGAGCCTCGCGAGCCGGTGCGGCCGGGCGGCTGAGTCGAGTGCTCGCGCTCTACGGGCCGAGCCGGACCCCGACGCCGGCGTGGCGGCTGTGGATCGAGGCCTGGGCGGCCGCGCTGCGCGTGCCCGAGCTGCAGGCCGTGTCGCGGCGGCTCGACGTGCAGTGGAAGACGACCGTCGCCGAGATCATCGCCGAGGGCGTGGCCACCAGCGAGTTCTGCTGCCCGGACCCCGACGGCGCGGCCTGGCGGATCATCGCGTTGATCGACGGTCTGGCGATCTCCTCGACCGTCCACGCCGGCCTGATCGGCACCAGCACGCGGGCACGGTGGATCCGCGGCGTCGTCGCCGCCGAAGTGGGCATCCCGGCGGACCGCCTCGCCGAACCCGCCCGCCGGCGTTCGTGA
- the solA gene encoding N-methyl-L-tryptophan oxidase: MTETADVAVIGLGALGSATAYRLAGRGLKVVGFEQFALGHNRGASHDTSRILRRSYHTPGYVRLAGEAYDDWAELSAAVGEPLVTVTGGLDLFPPDPAIPMADYVASLAACSVPYEVLDDQQVLDRWPRVRLPDGGRALFQADTGIVHAARTVAALQRAAVAVGAELREETRARVCKAGGGGVEIETASGLLHCDRVVVTADAWTNNAIERLGVQLALTVTQEQVSYFVPDDPEHFGPGQFPVWIWMDEPSFYGFPTYAGNLVKAGQDVGGRVTTGDTRGFEPDPANLAQLAAFMRRTFPGSAGEVDHSVTCLYTLTPDRDFVMSPLPDHPEVVVGLGAGHGFKFTPTFGRILTDLAVDGATTSDVSAFGIDRPAMTDPDYPASWLV, encoded by the coding sequence GTGACCGAGACCGCTGATGTCGCCGTCATCGGCCTCGGCGCACTGGGAAGCGCGACGGCCTACCGCTTGGCCGGCCGCGGGCTGAAGGTGGTCGGGTTCGAGCAGTTCGCACTCGGCCACAACCGTGGTGCGTCGCACGACACGTCGCGGATCCTGCGGCGCAGCTATCACACGCCCGGCTACGTGCGGCTCGCCGGCGAGGCGTACGACGACTGGGCCGAGCTGTCAGCGGCGGTCGGTGAGCCGCTGGTCACGGTCACCGGCGGGCTCGACCTGTTCCCACCGGACCCGGCGATCCCGATGGCCGACTACGTGGCGAGCCTGGCCGCCTGCTCGGTCCCGTACGAGGTGCTCGACGATCAGCAGGTCCTCGATCGATGGCCGCGGGTTCGGCTTCCGGACGGTGGTCGGGCCCTGTTCCAGGCCGACACCGGCATCGTGCACGCGGCGCGCACGGTGGCGGCGCTGCAACGCGCCGCGGTCGCGGTCGGCGCCGAGCTGCGCGAGGAAACGCGGGCGCGCGTGTGCAAGGCGGGCGGCGGCGGTGTCGAGATCGAGACCGCCTCGGGTCTGCTTCACTGCGACCGCGTCGTCGTTACTGCCGATGCATGGACCAACAACGCCATCGAGCGGCTCGGAGTGCAGCTTGCACTGACGGTCACCCAGGAGCAGGTCAGCTACTTCGTCCCTGACGACCCCGAACATTTCGGGCCGGGGCAGTTTCCGGTCTGGATCTGGATGGACGAGCCGAGCTTCTACGGCTTTCCGACGTACGCCGGAAACCTGGTCAAGGCTGGTCAGGACGTCGGTGGTCGAGTGACCACGGGGGACACGCGCGGGTTCGAACCCGATCCGGCGAACCTGGCGCAGCTGGCCGCGTTCATGCGCCGAACCTTTCCGGGCAGTGCGGGCGAGGTCGATCACAGCGTGACCTGTCTCTACACGTTGACGCCGGACCGGGACTTCGTGATGAGCCCGCTGCCGGATCATCCGGAGGTGGTCGTCGGGCTCGGTGCGGGACATGGCTTCAAGTTCACGCCGACCTTCGGCCGGATCCTGACCGACCTCGCCGTGGATGGCGCAACGACGAGCGACGTCAGCGCGTTCGGCATCGACCGGCCCGCCATGACCGATCCCGACTACCCCGCGAGCTGGCTGGTCTGA